A stretch of Mucilaginibacter terrae DNA encodes these proteins:
- a CDS encoding methyltransferase domain-containing protein, with protein MKWNADLYDDKHSFVSQFGENVLELLDVKPGESILDIGCGTGDLTQQIKDKGAEVTGTDYSPEMIAQARFKYPTVDFEVADAANFTVEYPYDAVFSNAALHWVHNAGGVIKSVYEALKPGGRFVAEMGGKGNIAKLRSAIKQVLLKNGYTMQAETNIWYFPSLGEYTSLLELHGFRVTFAVHFDRKTPLQDGDQGVAKWIKMFGAQYFTGIPEAEHPKLLQEITDILEPAYNENGQWYADYKRLRFTAVKEL; from the coding sequence ATGAAATGGAACGCAGATTTATATGACGACAAGCACAGCTTCGTTTCGCAGTTTGGCGAAAACGTGCTCGAATTGCTCGATGTAAAACCGGGCGAATCCATACTGGATATTGGCTGTGGCACAGGAGACCTTACCCAGCAAATTAAAGATAAAGGTGCAGAAGTTACCGGTACCGATTACTCGCCCGAAATGATCGCACAAGCGCGTTTCAAATATCCAACAGTTGATTTTGAAGTAGCCGATGCAGCCAACTTTACGGTAGAATATCCATACGATGCCGTGTTTTCGAACGCTGCATTGCATTGGGTACACAATGCCGGTGGTGTTATTAAATCAGTTTACGAAGCCTTAAAACCCGGCGGCCGTTTTGTGGCCGAAATGGGTGGTAAAGGTAATATTGCCAAATTACGCTCGGCCATAAAACAAGTACTGTTAAAAAACGGCTACACCATGCAGGCCGAAACTAACATATGGTATTTCCCTTCACTGGGCGAGTACACCAGCTTGCTCGAGCTGCACGGTTTCAGGGTAACATTCGCGGTGCATTTCGACCGGAAAACCCCGCTGCAGGATGGCGACCAGGGCGTAGCCAAATGGATAAAAATGTTCGGCGCGCAATATTTTACGGGTATACCCGAAGCCGAACACCCCAAACTATTACAAGAAATAACCGACATACTCGAACCCGCCTATAACGAAAATGGGCAATGGTATGCAGACTATAAAAGATTAAGATTTACAGCGGTAAAGGAGTTGTAA
- a CDS encoding 2-isopropylmalate synthase has translation MLHDPNRVYVFDTTLRDGEQVPGCQLTTPEKIEIARELEALGVDIIEAGFPASSPGDFQSVVEIAKAVTNPTICALTRAHKGDIDAAVEALKYAKRPRIHTGIGSSDMHIKTKFNSTREEILERAVEAVKYAKKSVEDIEFYAEDAGRADIEYLAKMVEAVIGAGATVVNIPDTNGYCLPDQYGSKIRFLKENVKNIDKAIISVHCHNDLGLATANSVAGLQNGARQIEGTINGIGERAGNTSIEEVVMILKTHQSLGLHTNINTQSFYELSRMISTQMRMPVQPNKAIVGSNAFAHSSGIHQDGFLKNRENYEIIRPEDVGFPSATIVLTARSGRHALKYHLDRLGHTLGKEELATVYQNFLKLADNKLDIDDTDLLSLVAHRLVKQS, from the coding sequence ATGTTACACGATCCAAACCGAGTATATGTATTTGACACCACCCTGCGCGATGGTGAGCAGGTACCGGGCTGCCAGTTAACCACGCCTGAAAAGATAGAGATTGCGCGCGAACTGGAAGCGCTGGGCGTTGACATTATCGAGGCCGGTTTTCCAGCGTCGAGCCCCGGCGATTTTCAAAGCGTAGTAGAAATTGCCAAAGCGGTTACCAACCCAACCATATGTGCCCTTACGCGTGCCCACAAAGGCGATATTGATGCTGCTGTTGAAGCATTGAAATACGCCAAACGTCCGCGTATTCATACGGGTATTGGTTCGTCAGATATGCACATCAAAACCAAATTTAACAGCACCCGCGAAGAGATATTGGAGCGTGCGGTTGAAGCGGTTAAATACGCCAAAAAATCGGTAGAAGATATTGAGTTTTACGCCGAAGATGCCGGTCGTGCCGATATTGAATACCTGGCCAAAATGGTTGAAGCCGTTATTGGCGCAGGTGCAACGGTGGTAAACATCCCCGATACCAACGGCTATTGCCTGCCCGATCAGTATGGCAGCAAGATTCGTTTCCTGAAAGAAAATGTAAAGAATATCGACAAGGCCATCATTTCGGTACATTGCCATAACGATTTAGGTTTGGCTACTGCCAACTCTGTAGCTGGCCTACAAAACGGTGCCCGCCAAATTGAAGGTACCATTAACGGTATTGGCGAACGTGCAGGCAACACGTCTATTGAAGAAGTCGTGATGATCCTGAAAACGCACCAGTCGTTAGGCTTGCATACCAACATTAATACCCAAAGCTTTTACGAATTAAGCCGCATGATCAGCACCCAAATGCGCATGCCGGTTCAGCCTAATAAAGCCATTGTGGGCAGCAATGCGTTTGCACACAGTTCGGGCATTCACCAGGACGGTTTCCTGAAAAACCGCGAAAACTACGAGATCATTCGCCCCGAAGATGTGGGCTTCCCAAGCGCTACCATCGTGTTAACTGCACGCAGTGGCCGCCATGCTTTAAAGTATCATTTAGACCGCTTAGGCCATACTTTAGGCAAAGAAGAGTTGGCAACCGTATATCAAAACTTTTTAAAACTGGCCGATAATAAATTAGACATTGACGATACCGATTTGCTGAGTTTAGTAGCACATCGTTTGGTAAAACAATCATAA